A window from Carassius auratus strain Wakin chromosome 48, ASM336829v1, whole genome shotgun sequence encodes these proteins:
- the LOC113065304 gene encoding cytidine deaminase-like, with amino-acid sequence MNQYYPEALVQKSQEAKIRAYCPYSKFRVGAAVLTSNGTVFTGCNVENASYPLGLCAERTAISKAVSEGYTSFKAIAIASDLEDRFISPCGACRQFMREFGSQWDVYLSKSDGSYKLMTVEELLPFSFGPDDLGARENTVGNSKL; translated from the exons ATGAATCAATATTACCCAGAAGCACTTGTTCAGAAGTCTCAGGAAGCCAAAATACGGGCGTACTGTCCCTACAGCAAGTTCAGAGTTGGAGCAGCTGTTTTAACAAGCAATGGAACTGTGTTCACAG GTTGTAATGTAGAAAATGCAAGCTACCCTCTTGGACTGTGTGCTGAGAGGACTGCTATCTCTAAAGCTGTGTCTGAGGGATATACCAGCTTCAAAGCCATCGCAATTGCCAG TGACCTTGAAGACCGCTTTATTTCTCCATGTGGAGCCTGCAGGCAGTTCATGAGAGAG TTTGGCTCTCAGTGGGACGTTTATCTGTCAAAATCTGATGGATCTTACAAACTGATGACAGTGGAGGAGCTCCTGCCATTCTCATTTGGCCCTGATGACCTTGGGGCAAGAGAAAACACTGTTGGCAATTCGAAACTGTAA
- the LOC113065696 gene encoding serine/threonine-protein kinase PINK1, mitochondrial, producing MSVKHALNRGLELGRSLVQLGLFKPAGRVAAKLRGERLRVSRPTRTVQPQTFLPGRYRFFRLSLSGLAAQLQSGAFRRVAGGGAPRNRAVFLAFGVGLGLIEQQLEEDRTSAALCQEIQAVFRKKKFQTPLEPFTSGYKLEDYVIGKQIGKGCNAAVYEAAAPSGAPVENGKYSLVELNQKETDDDYKKAGPLRFPATPSFPLAIKMMWNIGADSSSDAILRSMSMELVPACPQALTKEQGEIALDGHFGLVPKRLSAHPNVITVYRAFTAEVPLLPGAQEEYPDVLPARLNPQGLGSNRTLFLVMKNYPCTLRQYLEVCVPNRMQASLMLLQLLEGVDHLCKQGIAHRDLKSDNVLLEFDRAGCPRLVITDFGCCLAEDLGLKLPFDSRWVNRGGNTCLMAPEVATAVPGPGVMIDYSKADVWAVGAIAYELFSQPNPFYSSQGLEGRTYQEEQLFPLPASVPDDVQLVVKLLLRRNTRKWPSARVAANMLHISLWGRRVLAGLTGARMNELTDWLLCQSAVVLLKGRGSGGSSVEAELKRCFLANIDLEDLHNALSFLMYGHEQWKSLP from the exons ATGTCAGTGAAACATGCTCTCAATCGGGGGTTGGAGCTGGGGAGGTCGCTTGTCCAGCTTGGACTCTTTAAACCAGCCGGCCGAGTTGCTGCGAAGCTCCGCGGTGAGCGGCTGCGTGTGTCCCGACCGACACGCACCGTCCAGCCGCAGACTTTTCTACCAGGTCGGTACCGCTTCTTCCGCCTCTCTCTCAGCGGGCTGGCCGCCCAGCTCCAGTCTGGGGCTTTCAGGAGAGTGGCTGGAGGTGGTGCACCCAGAAACAGGGCTGTTTTCCTGGCTTTTGGGGTGGGTTTGGGGCTAATTGAACAGCAGCTGGAGGAGGACAGGACAAGCGCTGCTCTGTGTCAGGAGATACAG gCTGTGTTCAGAAAGAAGAAGTTCCAGACCCCTCTGGAGCCCTTTACATCAGGGTACAAGTTGGAGGACTATGTGATTGGGAAACAGATCGGGAAAGGTTGCAATGCAGCAGTGTATGAGGCAGCGGCTCCGTCCGGGGCCCCTGTGGAGAACGGGAAGTATTCACTGGTGGAACTGAACCAGAAAGAAACAGATGATGACTATAAGAAAGCAGGACCGCTTAGATTTCCTGCTACGCCCAGCTTTCCTTTAGCTATCAAAATGATGTGGAACATTGGG GCTGATTCGTCAAGTGACGCCATCCTTCGCTCGATGTCCATGGAGTTGGTTCCTGCATGTCCACAGGCCCTAACAAAAGAGCAAGGAGAGATTGCTTTGGATGG CCACTTTGGATTGGTGCCTAAAAGACTGAGCGCTCATCCCAACGTGATCACAGTGTACCGGGCCTTCACTGCTGAGGTCCCGCTGCTGCCTGGAGCTCAGGAGGAGTACCCCGATGTCCTGCCTGCCCGACTCAATCCACAGGGTTTGGGCAGTAATCGCACACTGTTCCTGGTCATGAAGAA TTACCCATGCACCCTGCGGCAGTACCTGGAGGTGTGTGTGCCGAACCGGATGCAGGCATCTCTCATGCTGCTGCAGCTGCTGGAAGGGGTGGATCATCTCTGCAAACAGGGCATTGCTCACAGAGACCTCAAATCAGACAATGTGCTCCTGGAATTTGACAGAG CCGGGTGTCCCAGACTGGTGATCACTGATTTCGGCTGTTGTCTGGCAGAAGATTTAGGCCTCAAACTACCCTTCGACAGCCGGTGGGTTAACAGAGGGGGAAACACCTGTCTGATGGCACCTGAG GTGGCCACAGCAGTTCCAGGTCCAGGGGTGATGATTGATTACAGTAAAGCAGATGTCTGGGCTGTAGGGGCCATCGCTTATGAGCTCTTCAGTCAGCCGAACCCCTTCTACAGCTCACAGGGGCTGGAGGGACGCACTTATCAGGAAGAACAGCTTTTTCCACTTCCTGCCTCTGTACCTGACGATGTACAGCTAGTAGTGAAGCTGCTGCTACGCAGAAACACTCGCAAG TGGCCCAGTGCACGTGTGGCTGCTAACATGCTTCACATCAGTCTGTGGGGCAGGCGTGTGTTGGCCGGACTGACTGGGGCCAGAATGAATGAGCTGACGGACTGGCTGCTGTGTCAGTCTGCTGTGGTGCTGCTGAAGGGTCGGGGGTCCGGTGGGAGCTCAGTGGAAGCTGAACTCAAGAGATGTTTCCTCGCCAACATAGACCTGGAGGATCTCCACAACGCGCTCAGCTTCCTCATGTATGGACATGAGCAGTGGAAATCCCtgccatag
- the LOC113065697 gene encoding torsin-1A-like, giving the protein MKAQHFVVVLLLVSNITLSSGFLDMFVAAASVVYTYFERDDLLPFDSKRLEADLRENFFGQHIASNVIQRAVSSFMTDSNPNKPLVLSFHGTSGTGKNHASKIIARNVYEKGENSKHVHLFISEHHFPHTKNLRLHSAHLKQQIHESVSRFPRSMFIFDEMEKMQPQLIDAIKPFLDYNARVDGVSFRKAIFIFLSNADGNVITGVTLDFWRKGIHREKIWMDSNELEIKISENIFNDKKGGFLRSSIIDEHLIDHCIPFLPLEMKHVRQCVLVQMAHLNITQDFDLADQVARDMPYFPKEERVFAVKGCKSVRQKLSLYID; this is encoded by the exons atgaaagcACAGCATTTTGTAGTAGTTTTATTGCTGGTATCTAATATAACATTATCTTCAGGTTTTCTGGATATGTTCGTGGCTGCTGCATCTGTGGTTTACACATATTTTGAACGGGATGACTTGCTGCCTTTCGATTCAAAAC GTTTGGAGGCAGATTTAAGAGAAAACTTCTTTGGACAGCACATTGCATCCAATGTTATACAAAGAGCTGTGTCGTCATTTATGACTGACAGCAACCCAAATAAACCACTGGTCCTCTCTTTCCATGGGACTTCAGGAACTGGAAAAAATCATGCTTCCAAAATCATCGCAAGAAATGTGTATGAAAAAGGGGAAAACAGCAAGCATGTACACTTATTTATATCTGAGCATCATTtcccacacacaaaaaatttaCGCTTGCACAGT GCACATCTAAAGCAGCAGATTCATGAAAGTGTATCACGTTTTCCCCGCTCCATGTTTATATTTGATGAAATGGAAAAAATGCAACCACAGCTGATCGATGCCATAAAACCTTTTCTAGACTACAATGCCCGTGTAGATGGAGTTTCATTCCGTAAGGCAATCTTCATATTTCTCAG TAATGCAGATGGGAATGTGATTACTGGAGTGACTCTGGATTTCTGGAGAAAAGGCATTCATCGGGAAAAAATATGGATGGACAGCAATGAACTGGAGATTAAAATCTCTGAAAACATCTTCAATGATAAGAAAG GTGGATTTTTGCGCTCTAGTATCATAGATGAGCATCTGATTGATCATTGTATTCCTTTCCTACCTCTGGAGATGAAGCATGTGCGTCAGTGTGTCCTGGTCCAGATGGCCCATCTGAACATCACCCAAGACTTCGATCTGGCAGATCAAGTGGCCAGAGACATGCCTTACTTCCCTAAAGAAGAGAGAGTATTTGCTGTTAAAGGCTGCAAATCTGTCAGACAGAAGTTGTCGCTGTATATTGATTAA
- the LOC113065367 gene encoding torsin-1A-like, with translation MKAQHFVVVLLLVSNITLFSVFLDVFVAAASADYTCFERDDLLPFDSKRLKEDLRENFLGQHIASNVIQRAVSSFMTDRNPNKPLVLSFHGTTGTGKNHAAKIIARNVYEKGENSKHVHLFISEHHFPHTEKLHFYSAQLKKQIHESVSRFPRSMFIFDEMDKMQPQLIDAIKPFLDYNACVDGVSFHKAIFLFLSNAGGNIITGVTLDFWRKGINRENIWMDSKELEIKITENIFNEKNSGFSYSSIIDEHLVDHYIPFLPLEMKHVRQCVLVEMAHMRITQNFDLADQVAKAMPYFPKEERVFAVKGCMSIRQKLSLYIN, from the exons atgaaagcACAGCATTTTGTAGTAGTTTTATTGCTGGTAtctaatataacattattttcagtttttctggATGTGTTCGTGGCTGCTGCATCTGCGGATTACACATGTTTTGAACGGGATGACTTGCTGCCTTTTGATTCAAAAC GTTTGAAGGAAGATTTAAGAGAAAACTTCTTAGGACAGCACATTGCATCCAATGTTATACAAAGAGCTGTGTCGTCATTTATGACTGACAGAAACCCAAATAAACCGCTGGTCCTCTCTTTCCATGGGACTACAGGAACTGGAAAAAATCATGCTGCCAAAATCATCGCAAGAAATGTGTATGAAAAAGGGGAAAACAGCAAGCATGTACACTTATTTATATCTGAGCATCATTTCCCACACACAGAAAAGTTACACTTTTACAGT GCACAGCTAAAGAAGCAGATTCATGAAAGTGTATCACGTTTTCCCCGCTCCATGTTTATATTTGATGAAATGGACAAAATGCAACCACAGCTGATCGATGCCATAAAACCTTTTCTAGACTACAATGCCTGTGTAGATGGAGTGTCATTCCACAAGGCAATCTTCTTATTTCTCAG TAATGCAGGTGGGAATATAATTACTGGAGTGACTCTGGATTTCTGGAGAAAAGGCATTAATCGGGAAAACATATGGATGGACAGCAAGGAACTGGagattaaaatcactgaaaacaTCTTCAATGAAAAGAACA GTGGATTTTCGTACTCTAGTATCATAGATGAGCATCTGGTTGATCATTATATTCCTTTCCTACCTCTGGAGATGAAGCATGTGCGTCAGTGTGTCCTGGTTGAGATGGCCCATATGAGGATCACCCAAAACTTTGATCTGGCAGATCAAGTGGCCAAAGCCATGCCTTACTTCCCTAAAGAAGAGAGAGTATTTGCTGTTAAAGGCTGCATGAGTATCAGACAGAAGTTGTCACTGTATATTAATTAA